AAGTCCAAAACTTTTCAATTGTATTAGTGTGTGCTGGCACCCActatccttttccttttcttctatttttcaaaCTCGCCAAGCCTCGATCTTCCTTTCCCTCATGTCCCCTCTCTTGAACTTTTTTTGGGTTGCACGTATTTGGCTTCGGAAgggaaaatcaactcaaaaccaAGAAATGAGGtaatatcttgaaaaacaaagtaGAGTTAAGGTTGCCTGACACCTGCTCTTGTGCTGTCATATATTACCATGTTCAAGATTTATGTCTACTTTTAGTTCTCGTATCAGACATGTCTCTTAAATGCTTGATTTGTTGTCTGGACTAACATGGTAAAACGgagcaaataaaaaacagaacttTGTTGCTGTCTTTTTTTAcggattttctttatttttgttgatttgtgaTTTACAAGGAGGTTTGGTAGAGAaggaagattttaaaaaaatatatagaatttgAAGCTCATGGCAGGATGGTCAATTTTGACAAATGGTTCTGCTTGTGTTGATGAtgttattaatatattcaaaGGTGATGGTGGTTGTTGTCTAGATATTAATCATCATGTGAAGGATGATGAGGCTAAGGATTGTACTGCTATTGATAACTCTGATGAGGATGATTACGAGTGTGAGGATAAAGTAATATGCTTGTTTGATGAACTCGTTTCAAAGTTTTTGAATGAGGCCGCTGAAGCAGGGTGTATTAGGCCTATTCCAGCATTGCTTGGTGATGGGCAATCTTTGGATTTGTTCAAACTCTTTTGGGCTGTGAGAAAGAGAGGTGGCTTTGATATGGTAAACGGTTTCTGGAGCTTTGTGGCTAAAGAGTTAGGGTTAGATCTTCAATTTTCACCTTCGGTTAAGTTGATATATATTAAGTACTTGTATGAGTTGGAAAAATGCATGAGTAGGAGTtgtaaagaggaaaaaataagaaaggggAAGCGTCAGTGTGATGGGAATCTGAGTTGTTCGTCATTGGAGCTGGAGATGCAGCTCAGAAGTTTATTATTGCATAGATGTGATAGAAAGCAAGAGGATTGTAAATTTGCTTCAGAAGTGCATGAGAAAAATGGCAGGGACGTTGAGATGGATACTGGGAAGGGTAAAATAGGTTTGTTAGACACCAAAGCTGCACATCAAGTACACAATGGTGTTGGAAGTAGGAATTGTGattatgacaaaaaaatttatgctgaaaaaaataattattttaatgatagtGATGATGATGTTGTGATATTGGATCCGAGCATTGTTAAGAAAGAGTTTAATTCTCGCAAGAGAAAACGAGAATCTCTAACAAGAATGCTAAACTGGGTGATCCAAATTGCAAAATGTCCCGATGATCCTTCCATCGGAGTAAGATCACCACAATTTAAGTGGAAGGGTCATATAGGCAATGAGTTGTGGCTCCAAGCCATAAGGGCTCGGGAGGCTCTCCTACATAGAAGGCATTTTGATCGTAACATTGAACAATCACTCTTGCAGGTACATTCTATACTTTTACCCGTTGTTTTAAATACCAATGCGaggtttttgatttttcaatggaTTATTGGCCattgctaattttaaaatgcaCAAGATAGTTATTATGGATCTGTTTAGTTGTTAGAACTagcattttttcaaaaataaaatcatggagAACAAAGAATAGGAATTCCTAttcaaatgttatatttttccatATGTCAAATTCACGACGAgacataatttttcatatttttcctaTATAAATTATTGACTATTTTATAAATGGAAAACTAGGGttttcaaactaaaattaaaaacatacaaTTTCTTACCCTTATATGCATgctttaattataattgaaaattccaagattatatatatatatatatatagttgatattgtttttaaaaatttttccaataaaaatctAACAATTTTTTGAAGAG
This genomic interval from Populus alba chromosome 1, ASM523922v2, whole genome shotgun sequence contains the following:
- the LOC118033718 gene encoding AT-rich interactive domain-containing protein 2 isoform X2, whose product is MAGWSILTNGSACVDDVINIFKGDGGCCLDINHHVKDDEAKDCTAIDNSDEDDYECEDKVICLFDELVSKFLNEAAEAGCIRPIPALLGDGQSLDLFKLFWAVRKRGGFDMVNGFWSFVAKELGLDLQFSPSVKLIYIKYLYELEKCMSRSCKEEKIRKGKRQCDGNLSCSSLELEMQLRSLLLHRCDRKQEDCKFASEVHEKNGRDVEMDTGKGKIGLLDTKAAHQVHNGVGSRNCDYDKKIYAEKNNYFNDSDDDVVILDPSIVKKEFNSRKRKRESLTRMLNWVIQIAKCPDDPSIGVRSPQFKWKGHIGNELWLQAIRAREALLHRRHFDRNIEQSLLQVYNMNFQDNGKMHPSMFEDVSVLSEHFAERSRCSKRLPALVKPDVCSCCNSCSAPQSKSTSPLKTECENGLQEQELAVDLSSKNATFDGSGDGHVRRHVAVGPLFQAEVPEWTSVVSDSDSKWLGTRLWPLECENHNAVFAMDPIGNGRPSACGCQLPV
- the LOC118033718 gene encoding AT-rich interactive domain-containing protein 2 isoform X1, with product MAGWSILTNGSACVDDVINIFKGDGGCCLDINHHVKDDEAKDCTAIDNSDEDDYECEDKVICLFDELVSKFLNEAAEAGCIRPIPALLGDGQSLDLFKLFWAVRKRGGFDMVNGFWSFVAKELGLDLQFSPSVKLIYIKYLYELEKCMSRSCKEEKIRKGKRQCDGNLSCSSLELEMQLRSLLLHRCDRKQEDCKFASEVHEKNGRDVEMDTGKGKIGLLDTKAAHQVHNGVGSRNCDYDKKIYAEKNNYFNDSDDDVVILDPSIVKKEFNSRKRKRESLTRMLNWVIQIAKCPDDPSIGVRSPQFKWKGHIGNELWLQAIRAREALLHRRHFDRNIEQSLLQVYNMNFQDNGKMHPSMFEDVSVLSEHFAERSRCSKRLPALVKPDVCSCCNSCSAPQSKSTSPLKTECENGLQEQELAVDLSSKNATFDGSGDGHVRRHVAVGPLFQAEVPEWTSVVSDSDSKWLGTRLWPLECENHNAVFAMDPIGNGRPSACGCQLPGSVGCVRFHIAEKRIKLKLELGHLFYHWQFDRTGEEVSLRWTTEEEQRFKDTVKFNLLSAGKCFWDNKHKYFPRKTRDELVSYYFNAYLVRRRSYQNRVTPKNIDSDDDETEFGSLSDGYGHEALMVPGAYMLICSENKQCTDFT